A stretch of Gossypium hirsutum isolate 1008001.06 chromosome A06, Gossypium_hirsutum_v2.1, whole genome shotgun sequence DNA encodes these proteins:
- the LOC107897071 gene encoding zinc transporter 4, chloroplastic, with the protein MFIFEDILPLLRLDRLGSKSRLFPESFLQAITDAMSNTSCQSSELEICRDESAALKLKLIAIASILLAGVAGVAIPLIGKHRKFLRTDGSLFVAAKAFAAGVILATGFVHMLAGGTEALTNPCLPEYPWSKFPFPGFFAMVASLVTLLVDFVGTQYYERKQGLAKASTEEQGRVGSLDPDSDSGIVLVVETKDGNGKVFGEEEGGGMHIVGMHAHAAHHRHSHPHGQDGCDGLLRSRAHHHDHDHGHDDGHGHSHGHGHGGEDDDSGVRHVVVSQILELGIVSHSVIIGLSLGVSLSPCTIRPLIAALSFHQFFEGFALGGCISQAQFKTLSATIMACFFAITTPAGIGIGIAIASFYNHYSPAALVIEGVLDSLSAGILVYMALVDLIAADFLSKRMSCNFRLQVVSYFMLFLGAGLMASLAIWA; encoded by the exons ATGTTCATCTTTGAG gataTTTTGCCGCTGCTCCGCCTTGATCGTTTGGGGTCGAAGAGTAGGCTTTTCCCAG AGTCCTTTTTGCAAGCAATAACCGATGCAATGAGCAACACGAGCTGCCAATCCTCGGAGCTAGAGATTTGCCGTGACGAATCAGCGGCGTTGAAGTTAAAGCTGATAGCTATAGCCTCAATCCTCCTCGCCGGTGTGGCCGGGGTCGCTATTCCACTCATCGGGAAGCACCGTAAGTTCCTCCGTACAGATGGGAGCCTCTTTGTCGCCGCTAAGGCCTTTGCTGCCGGCGTGATTCTGGCCACGGGCTTCGTCCACATGCTCGCCGGTGGTACCGAAGCTCTCACAAATCCTTGCTTGCCGGAATACCCTTGGTCCAAATTCCCATTCCCGGGCTTCTTCGCCATGGTTGCCTCTTTGGTTACTTTGCTTGTTGATTTCGTGGGGACTCAGTATTATGAGAGGAAACAAGGTTTGGCTAAAGCAAGTACTGAAGAACAGGGTCGAGTGGGTTCGTTAGACCCGGATTCAGACTCTGGGATTGTACTAGTTGTGGAAACCAAGGATGGGAATGGGAAGGTTTTTGGGGAAGAGGAAGGTGGGGGAATGCACATCGTTGGGATGCATGCGCATGCAGCACACCATAGGCATAGTCATCCACATGGACAAGATGGTTGTGATGGCTTATTGAGGAGTCGTGCACATCATCATGATCATGATCATGGTCATGATGATGGACATGGTCATAGTCATGGACATGGGCATGGAGGTGAGGATGATGATAGTGGCGTGAGGCATGTCGTTGTTTCCCAG ATTTTGGAGCTTGGAATTGTATCACACTCAGTCATCATTGGCCTATCATTGGGTGTTTCCCTGAGTCCATGCACAATAAGGCCTCTAATTGCAGCACTATCATTTCATCAATTCTTTGAAGGGTTTGCACTCGGAGGGTGCATCTCCCAAGCTCAATTCAAAACCCTATCAGCCACAATCATGGCATGTTTTTTCGCCATAACAACCCCAGCTGGAATTGGCATAGGGATCGCCATCGCATCGTTCTACAATCATTACAGCCCAGCAGCTCTGGTTATTGAAGGAGTCCTAGATTCTTTATCAGCTGGAATTCTAGTTTACATGGCATTAGTAGATCTCATTGCTGCAGATTTTTTAAGTAAGAGGATGAGCTGCAATTTTAGACTTCAAGTAGTATCTTACTTCATGCTCTTCCTAGGAGCTGGTTTAATGGCTTCCCTTGCCATCTGGGCCTAA